In Pseudobythopirellula maris, a single window of DNA contains:
- a CDS encoding putative ATP-dependent zinc protease, translating into MSTNRLTAVLIVALVAYAAAPALLGLGKPQKVTIGPTAEVAESSSGLTFQARVDTGAAKTSVHFEDLVIEDESPDPAENIGKKAKVLLDDGAGSRAWVDTKIVDRTVVKMDAHREERYNIEIELSVLGVQKPALVTLNDRSRLKYPLLLGREYLTGDFVVDTGHVTEKVN; encoded by the coding sequence ATGTCGACCAACCGTCTCACGGCTGTACTGATTGTTGCTTTGGTCGCGTACGCCGCCGCCCCCGCCTTGCTTGGGCTTGGCAAGCCCCAGAAGGTAACGATCGGCCCCACGGCCGAAGTGGCCGAGTCCTCCTCCGGTCTGACCTTCCAGGCGCGTGTCGACACCGGCGCCGCCAAGACATCGGTGCACTTCGAGGACCTCGTGATCGAGGACGAGTCTCCCGATCCTGCGGAGAACATCGGCAAGAAGGCGAAGGTTCTGCTCGATGACGGCGCCGGGTCACGGGCTTGGGTCGACACCAAGATCGTCGACCGCACGGTGGTCAAGATGGACGCTCACCGAGAAGAGCGCTACAACATCGAGATCGAGCTCAGCGTGCTCGGCGTGCAGAAGCCCGCTCTGGTGACGCTCAACGACCGTTCGCGGCTGAAGTACCCGCTGCTGTTGGGCCGCGAGTACCTGACGGGCGACTTCGTCGTCGACACCGGGCACGTCACCGAAAAAGTGAACTGA
- a CDS encoding type II toxin-antitoxin system RelE/ParE family toxin, whose amino-acid sequence MNRRIVITEPAKWDIHSNRSWWSVCRSKEQADRWYTGILNEIYSLAEMPERFSFASEHALRIAGVRQMLYGLGGATHRVLYCVEDDAVVIYRVLSARQDSISAEDLE is encoded by the coding sequence GTGAACCGCCGCATCGTAATCACCGAACCCGCCAAGTGGGACATCCACTCGAACCGCTCGTGGTGGTCGGTATGCCGTTCCAAAGAACAGGCAGATCGCTGGTACACCGGCATTCTTAACGAGATCTATTCGCTCGCAGAGATGCCCGAGCGTTTTTCTTTTGCGAGCGAACACGCGCTGCGTATCGCAGGCGTCCGGCAGATGCTTTACGGTCTTGGCGGCGCCACGCACCGGGTGCTCTACTGCGTCGAGGATGATGCAGTCGTGATCTACCGGGTGCTGAGCGCGCGGCAAGACTCGATTTCGGCTGAGGATCTCGAGTAG
- a CDS encoding putative ATP-dependent zinc protease — MGKATIGATAEVTELDSGVSFMARVDTGATVSSLHYERLEISGDDGQPQNNVGKIARVLIENRAGEQAWIESRIVDHATIRNAVDSQDRYYLRLRLRCRGVEKETLVTLSDRSRLGYAMLIGRDFLSGDFVVDVDRDNPETL, encoded by the coding sequence GTGGGCAAGGCGACCATCGGCGCCACGGCCGAGGTCACTGAACTCGACAGCGGCGTCAGTTTCATGGCGCGGGTCGACACAGGCGCCACGGTCAGCTCGCTGCATTACGAGCGGCTCGAGATCTCCGGGGATGACGGCCAGCCGCAGAACAACGTCGGCAAGATCGCCCGGGTGCTCATCGAAAACCGAGCCGGCGAGCAGGCGTGGATCGAGTCGCGGATTGTTGACCACGCGACAATCCGCAACGCCGTCGACTCGCAGGACCGCTACTACTTGCGACTGAGGCTCCGCTGCCGAGGCGTTGAGAAAGAAACGCTGGTCACGCTCAGTGATCGATCGCGGCTCGGCTACGCCATGTTGATCGGTCGTGATTTTCTGAGCGGAGATTTCGTTGTCGACGTCGACCGAGACAATCCCGAGACGTTGTGA
- the carA gene encoding glutamine-hydrolyzing carbamoyl-phosphate synthase small subunit encodes MPAPSEKPPAKLALEDGAVFAGRSIGAPGECDGEVCFNTSMTGYQEILTDPSYRGQIVTMTYPQIGNYGVCPDDMESGGPKLSGFVVREESRVRSNFRSNTSLGDYLREHGVVAIEGIDTRALVRHIRSKGAMRGVLSTTDLDDASLVAKAKASPGLVGRDLVQEVSPTDSQVWSEPLSRWTRLDGSGAEPFEGDGPHVVALDFGMKWNIPRCLVGQGCRVTVVPGKTPADEILAHKPDGVFLSNGPGDPEPVAYATDTIRSLVGQKPIFGICLGHQLLSLALGAKTYKMKFGHRGANQPVQDLSTGKVEITSQNHGFAVDADSLPDSLEVTHLSLNDQTVEGVNCRTAPAFSVQYHPEASAGPHDSHYLFDRFLAMMRQQAPA; translated from the coding sequence ATGCCCGCCCCCTCGGAAAAACCGCCCGCTAAACTCGCCCTCGAAGACGGCGCCGTGTTCGCCGGCCGCTCGATCGGCGCCCCGGGCGAATGCGACGGCGAGGTCTGCTTCAACACGTCGATGACCGGCTACCAGGAGATCCTCACCGATCCCAGCTACCGCGGCCAGATCGTCACGATGACCTACCCGCAGATCGGCAATTACGGCGTCTGCCCCGACGACATGGAGAGCGGCGGCCCCAAGCTCTCGGGATTCGTCGTGCGTGAGGAGAGCCGCGTGCGGAGCAACTTCCGCAGCAACACCTCGCTCGGCGATTACCTGCGTGAGCACGGCGTAGTGGCGATCGAGGGGATCGACACCCGAGCGCTGGTCCGGCACATCCGCTCTAAGGGAGCGATGCGCGGCGTCCTTTCCACGACCGACCTGGACGACGCGAGCCTTGTGGCGAAGGCCAAAGCGAGCCCCGGCCTGGTCGGTCGCGACTTGGTTCAGGAGGTCTCGCCGACCGACTCCCAAGTTTGGAGCGAGCCGCTGAGTCGCTGGACACGCCTCGACGGCAGCGGCGCCGAGCCCTTCGAGGGCGACGGCCCGCACGTCGTGGCCTTGGACTTCGGCATGAAATGGAACATCCCGCGTTGCCTGGTGGGGCAGGGCTGCCGCGTGACCGTGGTGCCGGGCAAGACCCCGGCCGACGAGATCCTCGCCCACAAGCCGGACGGCGTTTTCCTCTCCAACGGCCCGGGCGACCCCGAGCCGGTGGCCTACGCCACCGATACGATCCGCTCGCTGGTGGGCCAGAAGCCGATTTTCGGCATCTGCCTGGGCCACCAGTTGTTGTCGCTCGCCCTGGGGGCGAAGACGTACAAAATGAAGTTCGGGCACCGCGGCGCCAACCAGCCGGTGCAGGATCTCTCTACCGGCAAGGTGGAGATCACCTCGCAGAACCACGGCTTTGCGGTCGACGCCGACTCGCTGCCCGATTCGCTCGAGGTGACGCACCTGAGTCTCAACGATCAAACGGTCGAGGGGGTCAATTGCCGCACGGCGCCGGCTTTTAGTGTGCAGTACCACCCGGAGGCCTCGGCCGGCCCGCACGACAGCCATTATCTGTTCGACAGATTCCTGGCGATGATGCGGCAGCAGGCGCCGGCTTAG
- the aroH gene encoding chorismate mutase yields the protein MTMCRGVRGATTVDSNDREEILGATRQLLALMIRRNSIDRADLASAIFTVTKDLDAEFPALAARQLGWADVPLICGYEISVPGSLPLCIRVLLHWNTDKRADQIQHIYARQAERLRPDLTELPAVDWAELEDWIGEQMREAE from the coding sequence ATGACGATGTGCCGAGGCGTCCGTGGCGCCACCACGGTCGACAGTAATGACCGCGAAGAGATCTTAGGCGCCACGCGTCAGCTCTTGGCGTTGATGATCCGCCGCAACAGCATCGACCGCGCCGACCTGGCAAGCGCGATCTTCACGGTGACCAAAGACCTCGACGCCGAGTTCCCGGCGCTGGCCGCCCGTCAACTCGGCTGGGCCGACGTGCCGCTTATCTGCGGCTACGAGATCTCGGTCCCCGGCTCTTTGCCGCTTTGTATCCGGGTGCTGTTGCACTGGAACACCGACAAGCGGGCTGACCAGATCCAGCACATCTACGCCCGCCAGGCGGAGCGGCTCCGCCCCGACCTTACCGAATTGCCCGCCGTCGACTGGGCGGAGCTGGAGGATTGGATCGGCGAGCAGATGCGCGAGGCCGAATGA